From Candidatus Binatota bacterium:
GGCGGCGGCTACCTCAGGGCCAACTTCGATTGGCGTACGGCCTTTATCGTGCTCGGCCTGCCCGGCCTCGTGATGGCGGTGGTCGTGCGGCTGACGGTGCGCGAGCCGCCGCGCGGTATGTCCGAAAACGTGACGACCCCCGTAGAGCCGACCACCTTGCGGGAGACCTTGTCTTACCTGCTGGGTTGCCGCAGCTGGCTGTACCTCGTGGCGGGCTCGAGCCTGCTGTCGATCACCGGCTACGGCGTGCTGATGTGGGGCTACGAGTTCTTCGGTCGCGTGCACGGCATGGCGCCGGTGGAGATCGGTGTGTGGATGGCCGCCGTCGTCGGGCTGGGTGGCAGCGCGGGAGCCTACGCGGGCGGCTACCTCTGCGACCGACTGTCGCGCGTAGACGTGGCCTGGTACATGCGCCTGCCGGCGATAGTGACGCTGGCGAGCCTTCCTTTTGCGGCGCTGTTTTTACTGAGCGACGCTCCGCGCGTGGCCATGGCGTTCTTCTTCGTGTTCTACGTGTTGTCGAATATGTACGTACCGGCCATGCACACGCTCAACCAGAATCTCGCGCGCCTGCGTATGCGTGCCACCGCGGCGGCCATACTCTTGTTCATCGTCAACCTCGTGGGCGCCGGTGCCGGCCCATCGCTGGTGGGATTTCTCAACGACAGCTTTGCCCCGACCTATGGCCAGCTGGCAATACGCTGGTCGCTGCTCAGCGTGGCCTCTACCGGGCTGCTGGGGTCGCTGCTGTTCTACCTCTCGAGCCGTCACCTGGCCGGCGATTTCGCCCGCCGTGATGCCAGCCAATAAACCCGGGGCCAGTCGCCACTCCCGCCGGCTAAGTCGCTCTTTTTTCCCCGTCGCTGGGCAATCGTGCTAGGTCCGCGCAGAGATGACGGTGGGTGATGCGTGGACGGCCGTGGTCGGCTG
This genomic window contains:
- a CDS encoding MFS transporter; its protein translation is MHKGGRRMSEQPAINPGGNKASDGYSNYVLWVLFAVYVINFIDRQVLSVFIGPIKEEFGVSDTHMGLLVGFAFALFYTIAGIPIARLADRGNRRTIIAVGLTVWSAMTVATGLTRSFAQMALARVGVGVGEAAGSPPAHSLISDYFPPERRARAMGIYSWGVYVGSAIAYLGGGYLRANFDWRTAFIVLGLPGLVMAVVVRLTVREPPRGMSENVTTPVEPTTLRETLSYLLGCRSWLYLVAGSSLLSITGYGVLMWGYEFFGRVHGMAPVEIGVWMAAVVGLGGSAGAYAGGYLCDRLSRVDVAWYMRLPAIVTLASLPFAALFLLSDAPRVAMAFFFVFYVLSNMYVPAMHTLNQNLARLRMRATAAAILLFIVNLVGAGAGPSLVGFLNDSFAPTYGQLAIRWSLLSVASTGLLGSLLFYLSSRHLAGDFARRDASQ